DNA from Halorarum salinum:
CCGTCTCGCCGGTGTCGCCCGGGAGGAGCCTCCCCCCCTCGGGCCGGAACTCCGCCGCCTCGCTGACGGTCTCGAGGTGGATGACCGGTTCGTACCCCTCCTGGATGCGGGTCGGGTGGTTGAGCACCATCACCTCGGCCTCGAACGAGCGGACCGGACGGGCGTCCGCGGAGCGCGGGACGAGCGCCATCCCGCGCTGGAGTTCCTCCTCGCGGACGCCCTTCAGCGCGATGCCGACGATGCGGCCCGCCTTGGCCCTGTCGACGCGGTGGTAGTGCATTTCGATGGATCGGACCTCCACCTCGCGGAAGGAGCCGTCCGCCATCGGACCGAGCAGGAGTTCGTCGCCCGCCTCCACCGTCCCGGCCTGGACGGTGCCCGAGGCGACGGCGCCGACGCCCTTCACGTCGTAGCTCCGGTCGACGTACATCCGGAACGCCGCGTCGGCGTCGCTCGTCCGCTTCGGGAGCGCCTCCAGCAGTTCGTCGAGTTCGTCGAGCCCCTCGCGGGTCACCGCCGAGGTGCCGAACACGGGGACGACGCCGTCGCCGACCTCCTCGACGGCCGTCCGGACGCCGTGGCGCTCGGCCCGGAGCGGCGTCTGGCCGACGTCCCGCAGCATCGACTCCACCTCGCGTTCGACCTCGGCGGCGCGCTCGTCGGACACCGCGTCGACCTTCGTCACCGCGACGAGCGTGGGGAGGTCCATCGCGAGCAGGATGCCGAGGTGCTCGCGGGTGGTCTTCGTCGGCCCGTCGTCCGCGGCGACGACGAGCAGGCCGTAGTCGAGCTTCTGGCCCACCAGCCCCCGGATGGTCGTCCGGAGCCAGGGCTCGTGGCCGACGGTGTCGACGAACGAGACGAGCCTGTCGGCCTCCTGGACGACGCGTGCCCGGTCGGACTTCCGGTGGGGGTTGTCCATCCGCACCTGTCCGTCGTCGTCGAAGCCGTAGACCGCGTACGAGAGGTCCGCGGACAGGCCGCGCTCGACCTCGTGGGGCTGGACGTCGAGGAACGAGCGGGTGCCGCCCTCGCCGTCGTCGGCCTCGCCCGTCACGAGCGAGCCGACGAGCGTCGACTTGCCGTGGTCGACGTGGCCCGCCGTGCCGACGACGATGTGCTCGTCGTCGGTCTCCAGCATCGCGCCCTGGCGGATCGTCGCCAGCCCGACCAGCCCCTCCTCGTCGGCCGGCCCCCGGCCCGCGCTCCACGTCTCGACCTCGTGGATGTGTGCCTCCGCCTCCTCGGCGAGCAGCGAGAGCACGTCCATGCTCTCGGAGAACTCCTCGGGCGAGATGCCCGCGATGCCGCCGTCGTCGGTGACGCCGACGACGTACAGCGCCTCGCCGTCGCCCGAGAGGACGCGGTGGCGCAGTTGCGCGGCGAGACTCTCGAGGCGGCCGTCCGCGAGGTGGACCGCCCGCGTGAGGCGGGTCTTGAACTCGATGTACCCGCCCTCCTCCTCGCCACGCTCGATGGCCCGCTCGAGCGCGGCGCGGTCAGCGCTCATGCCCCCGGGTCGGCGTTCGGCATGTATAACGTTTTTCACGGATCGAACTCCTCGGCGGCCAACTTGGCCACGTCCCGGGAGCACCGGCGGT
Protein-coding regions in this window:
- a CDS encoding GTPBP1 family GTP-binding protein, whose protein sequence is MSADRAALERAIERGEEEGGYIEFKTRLTRAVHLADGRLESLAAQLRHRVLSGDGEALYVVGVTDDGGIAGISPEEFSESMDVLSLLAEEAEAHIHEVETWSAGRGPADEEGLVGLATIRQGAMLETDDEHIVVGTAGHVDHGKSTLVGSLVTGEADDGEGGTRSFLDVQPHEVERGLSADLSYAVYGFDDDGQVRMDNPHRKSDRARVVQEADRLVSFVDTVGHEPWLRTTIRGLVGQKLDYGLLVVAADDGPTKTTREHLGILLAMDLPTLVAVTKVDAVSDERAAEVEREVESMLRDVGQTPLRAERHGVRTAVEEVGDGVVPVFGTSAVTREGLDELDELLEALPKRTSDADAAFRMYVDRSYDVKGVGAVASGTVQAGTVEAGDELLLGPMADGSFREVEVRSIEMHYHRVDRAKAGRIVGIALKGVREEELQRGMALVPRSADARPVRSFEAEVMVLNHPTRIQEGYEPVIHLETVSEAAEFRPEGGRLLPGDTGETAVEFKFRPYLVEEGQRFVFREGRSKGVGTVTDVNFADE